One genomic region from Phragmites australis chromosome 1, lpPhrAust1.1, whole genome shotgun sequence encodes:
- the LOC133893851 gene encoding uncharacterized protein LOC133893851 isoform X1, which translates to MGVPLCLPPPTLPCCSCSAGLIGTLKLAAAPSPSPSATQLPLSGARRRCAGVAQAAGDGGDGEAGKSGAAAFFEEDRVVEDMDEYLDYLSLEYDSVWDTKPVWCQPWTILLSGTVAAACSWVVLQSIVITAGVSFVICAWWYIFLYSYPKAYTEMIAERRRKVASGAEDTYGMEKIQ; encoded by the exons ATGGGCGTGCCGCTCTGTCTGCCCCCGCCCACCCTTCCATGCTGCTCCTGCAGTGCTGGACTCATTGGCACACTCAAGCTCGCGGCTGCACCTTCGCCGTCCCCCTCCGCGACGCAGTTGCCGCTCTCAGGCGCCCGTCGGAGGTGCGCCGGCGTGGCGCAGGCCGCCGGTGATGGGGGCGACGGGGAGGCGGGTAAGAGCGGTGCAGCGGCGTTCTTTGAGGAGGACAGGGTGGTGGAGGATATGGACGAGTACCTCGACTACCTGTCCCTCGAGTACGACTCCGTCTGGGACACCAAGCCTGTTTG GTGTCAACCTTGGACAATCTTGCTTTCTGGAACTGTCGCAGCTGCTTGTAGTTGGGTGGTACTCCAATCCATTGTGATTACTGCAGGAGTTTCTTTTGTAATATGTGCATGGTGGTACATATTTCTATACTCATACCCTAAG GCATACACCGAGATGATagcagagagaagaagaaaggtaGCCAGTGGCGCTGAAGATACCTACGGAATGGAGAAAATCCAGTGA
- the LOC133893851 gene encoding uncharacterized protein LOC133893851 isoform X4 has protein sequence MAPRGHHLTEVALLESASADHAAARTGEREGWLDDPAVLPSLGLRARALTVARAARSVLVIVPVSGGRDGGVTVKPALGPDEGRISAVEWVPLAGKDVSEGGGGEGVSVAVGMDAWWLLFYSLAGDLLHKQAYTEMIAERRRKVASGAEDTYGMEKIQ, from the exons ATGGCACCGCGGGGCCACCACCTGACGGAGGTGGCCCTCCTCGAGTCCGCCTCGGCGGACCACGCAGCCGCGCGCACCGGCGAGCGGGAGGGTTGGCTGGACGACCCCGCCGTTCTCCCGTCGCTCGGGCTCCGCGCGCGCGCCCTCACCGTGGCCAGAGCGGCGCGGTCGGTGCTCGTGATCGTCCCGGTATCCGGGGGCAGAGACGGCGGGGTCACGGTGAAGCCCGCGCTGGGGCCCGACGAGGGCCGGATCTCCGCCGTGGAGTGGGTCCCGCTCGCCGGGAAGGACGTctccgaggggggggggggggagggggtgtcAGTGGCTGTCGGCATGGACGCCTGGTGGCTACTGTTCTACTCGCTTGCCGGCGATCTACTGCACAAACAG GCATACACCGAGATGATagcagagagaagaagaaaggtaGCCAGTGGCGCTGAAGATACCTACGGAATGGAGAAAATCCAGTGA
- the LOC133893851 gene encoding uncharacterized protein LOC133893851 isoform X5 — protein MGVPLCLPPPTLPCCSCSAGLIGTLKLAAAPSPSPSATQLPLSGARRRCAGVAQAAGDGGDGEAGKSGAAAFFEEDRVVEDMDEYLDYLSLEYDSVWDTKPVWCQPWTILLSGTVAAACSWVVLQSIVITAGVSFVICAWWHTPR, from the exons ATGGGCGTGCCGCTCTGTCTGCCCCCGCCCACCCTTCCATGCTGCTCCTGCAGTGCTGGACTCATTGGCACACTCAAGCTCGCGGCTGCACCTTCGCCGTCCCCCTCCGCGACGCAGTTGCCGCTCTCAGGCGCCCGTCGGAGGTGCGCCGGCGTGGCGCAGGCCGCCGGTGATGGGGGCGACGGGGAGGCGGGTAAGAGCGGTGCAGCGGCGTTCTTTGAGGAGGACAGGGTGGTGGAGGATATGGACGAGTACCTCGACTACCTGTCCCTCGAGTACGACTCCGTCTGGGACACCAAGCCTGTTTG GTGTCAACCTTGGACAATCTTGCTTTCTGGAACTGTCGCAGCTGCTTGTAGTTGGGTGGTACTCCAATCCATTGTGATTACTGCAGGAGTTTCTTTTGTAATATGTGCATGGTG GCATACACCGAGATGA
- the LOC133893851 gene encoding uncharacterized protein LOC133893851 isoform X6, which produces MGVPLCLPPPTLPCCSCSAGLIGTLKLAAAPSPSPSATQLPLSGARRRCAGVAQAAGDGGDGEAGKSGAAAFFEEDRVVEDMDEYLDYLSLEYDSVWDTKPVWCQPWTILLSGTVAAACSWVVLQSIVITAGVSFVICAWHTPR; this is translated from the exons ATGGGCGTGCCGCTCTGTCTGCCCCCGCCCACCCTTCCATGCTGCTCCTGCAGTGCTGGACTCATTGGCACACTCAAGCTCGCGGCTGCACCTTCGCCGTCCCCCTCCGCGACGCAGTTGCCGCTCTCAGGCGCCCGTCGGAGGTGCGCCGGCGTGGCGCAGGCCGCCGGTGATGGGGGCGACGGGGAGGCGGGTAAGAGCGGTGCAGCGGCGTTCTTTGAGGAGGACAGGGTGGTGGAGGATATGGACGAGTACCTCGACTACCTGTCCCTCGAGTACGACTCCGTCTGGGACACCAAGCCTGTTTG GTGTCAACCTTGGACAATCTTGCTTTCTGGAACTGTCGCAGCTGCTTGTAGTTGGGTGGTACTCCAATCCATTGTGATTACTGCAGGAGTTTCTTTTGTAATATGTGCATG GCATACACCGAGATGA
- the LOC133893851 gene encoding uncharacterized protein LOC133893851 isoform X2: MAPRGHHLTEVALLESASADHAAARTGEREGWLDDPAVLPSLGLRARALTVARAARSVLVIVPVSGGRDGGVTVKPALGPDEGRISAVEWVPLAGKDVSEGGGGEGVSVAVGMDAWWLLFYSLAGDLLHKQAYTKTVAERRRKVASGAEDTYGMENIQHTPR, translated from the exons ATGGCACCGCGGGGCCACCACCTGACGGAGGTGGCCCTCCTCGAGTCCGCCTCGGCGGACCACGCAGCCGCGCGCACCGGCGAGCGGGAGGGTTGGCTGGACGACCCCGCCGTTCTCCCGTCGCTCGGGCTCCGCGCGCGCGCCCTCACCGTGGCCAGAGCGGCGCGGTCGGTGCTCGTGATCGTCCCGGTATCCGGGGGCAGAGACGGCGGGGTCACGGTGAAGCCCGCGCTGGGGCCCGACGAGGGCCGGATCTCCGCCGTGGAGTGGGTCCCGCTCGCCGGGAAGGACGTctccgaggggggggggggggagggggtgtcAGTGGCTGTCGGCATGGACGCCTGGTGGCTACTGTTCTACTCGCTTGCCGGCGATCTACTGCACAAACAG GCATACACCAAGACGGTagcagagagaagaagaaaggtaGCCAGTGGCGCTGAAGATACCTACGGAATGGAGAACATCCA GCATACACCGAGATGA
- the LOC133893851 gene encoding uncharacterized protein LOC133893851 isoform X3 codes for MAPRGHHLTEVALLESASADHAAARTGEREGWLDDPAVLPSLGLRARALTVARAARSVLVIVPVSGGRDGGVTVKPALGPDEGRISAVEWVPLAGKDVSEGGGGEGVSVAVGMDAWWLLFYSLAGDLLHKQAYTKTVAERRRKVASGAEDTYGMENIQP; via the exons ATGGCACCGCGGGGCCACCACCTGACGGAGGTGGCCCTCCTCGAGTCCGCCTCGGCGGACCACGCAGCCGCGCGCACCGGCGAGCGGGAGGGTTGGCTGGACGACCCCGCCGTTCTCCCGTCGCTCGGGCTCCGCGCGCGCGCCCTCACCGTGGCCAGAGCGGCGCGGTCGGTGCTCGTGATCGTCCCGGTATCCGGGGGCAGAGACGGCGGGGTCACGGTGAAGCCCGCGCTGGGGCCCGACGAGGGCCGGATCTCCGCCGTGGAGTGGGTCCCGCTCGCCGGGAAGGACGTctccgaggggggggggggggagggggtgtcAGTGGCTGTCGGCATGGACGCCTGGTGGCTACTGTTCTACTCGCTTGCCGGCGATCTACTGCACAAACAG GCATACACCAAGACGGTagcagagagaagaagaaaggtaGCCAGTGGCGCTGAAGATACCTACGGAATGGAGAACATCCA GCCCTAG
- the LOC133894530 gene encoding transcription factor DIVARICATA-like, whose product MREAYMEVLPPMQHYASRSNWFLAAARSWTSEENKQFERALAGVDLRCPDWEKVARAIPGRTVGEVVSHFKNLEVDVQQIESGMVPFVYGGGGANSFTLQWDGNGGHGTGDFRHGYRFGGGCGKRHPGRTPEQERKKGVPWTEEEHKLFLLGLKKYGKGDWRNISRNFVQTRTPTQVASHAQKYFIRLNSGGKDKRRSSIHDITTVSLTDDRPPSPSQSSLITNQSNASAPTAAVGQFSLTADAKQHGAVNLPFNSPGRTPGMPTYGMGMQDQGLQCGPLHDQLVGNLSMLF is encoded by the exons ATGCGGGAGGCGTACATGGAGGTGCTGCCGCCGATGCAGCACTACGCCTCGCGGAGCAACTGGTTCCTGGCGGCGGCGCGCAGCTGGACATCGGAGGAGAACAAGCAGTTCGAGCGGGCGCTCGCAGGGGTCGACCTGCGCTGCCCGGACTGGGAGAAGGTGGCGCGGGCCATCCCCGGCAGGACGGTCGGCGAGGTCGTTAGCCACTTCAAGAACCTCGAGGTCGACGTCCAGCAGATCGAGTCCGGCATGGTGCCCTTTGtctacggcggcggcggcgccaacTCCTTCACCCTGCAGTGGGACGGCAATGGCGGCCACGGCACCGGGGACTTCAGGCACGGGTACCGGTTTGGCGGAGGATGCGGGAAGCGGCACCCCGGCCGCACGCCGGAGCAGGAGAGGAAGAAGGGCGTGCCATGGACAGAGGAGGAGCACAA GTTGTTCCTCTTAGGCCTGAAGAAGTATGGTAAGGGAGATTGGAGGAACATATCGCGCAACTTCGTGCAGACGAGGACGCCTACGCAGGTGGCCAGCCATGCGCAGAAGTACTTCATCAGACTCAATTCTGGTGGCAAGGACAAGAGGAGATCAAGCATTCATGACATTACCACGGTTAGCCTGACGGATGACCGGCCACCCTCGCCATCCCAGTCCTCTTTGATCACCAACCAGTCCAACGCATCAGCTCCGACTGCTGCTGTAGGCCAGTTCTCCTTGACAGCCGATGCAAAGCAACACGGCGCTGTGAATTTGCCTTTCAATTCGCCAGGCCGGACTCCTGGGATGCCGACTTATGGGATGGGTATGCAAGATCAAGGTCTGCAGTGTGGTCCTCTAcatgatcagttggttggcaacCTAAGCATGCTGTTTTAG